A single region of the Bdellovibrio bacteriovorus genome encodes:
- a CDS encoding transporter, protein MHKFGILNVLVLMMASFAQAEVVKDNSFLMEEAYNQEPGVVQFIQTYQYLNPSHDWTYNFTSEIPITDETHQFSFVVPVMKQTGEAGESDQTQVGDILLNYRYQLLNTPTLAMAPRFTLIAPTGDYKKGFGTGVAGLQFNQAVSITINDRWTNHWNAGFTFTPDAKDVNGDTATTFGFNFGSSVVYNYTPKTNLLCEFVFNSNESVIGPDMKAAASTYYVVPGIRTAFEAGEETEIVPGIGALLGIGPSAEEHETGVIVYLSIESKLW, encoded by the coding sequence ATGCATAAATTCGGAATTTTGAACGTTTTGGTTTTAATGATGGCGTCTTTTGCGCAAGCAGAGGTCGTGAAGGACAACTCTTTTCTTATGGAAGAGGCTTACAATCAAGAGCCGGGTGTTGTTCAATTTATTCAAACTTATCAGTATCTAAATCCTTCGCATGATTGGACTTATAACTTCACAAGTGAAATCCCTATAACGGATGAAACTCATCAATTCTCTTTTGTTGTTCCAGTGATGAAACAAACGGGCGAGGCGGGTGAAAGCGATCAAACTCAGGTCGGCGACATTCTACTGAACTATCGCTATCAACTTTTGAACACGCCGACTCTTGCTATGGCTCCGCGCTTTACTTTAATTGCGCCAACAGGTGATTACAAAAAGGGATTCGGGACAGGCGTTGCAGGATTACAGTTCAACCAGGCCGTTTCGATCACGATCAATGATCGCTGGACAAATCATTGGAATGCGGGTTTCACCTTCACTCCTGATGCTAAAGACGTCAACGGAGACACGGCAACGACCTTTGGGTTCAACTTTGGATCCAGCGTAGTTTACAATTACACTCCAAAAACAAACCTGCTTTGTGAGTTTGTATTTAACAGCAATGAATCTGTGATCGGTCCTGATATGAAAGCCGCCGCATCAACATATTACGTGGTGCCGGGCATCCGTACAGCTTTTGAGGCTGGAGAAGAAACTGAAATCGTTCCTGGCATCGGTGCTTTGTTGGGAATTGGCCCTTCCGCGGAAGAACACGAAACTGGTGTGATTGTTTATTTATCAATCGAATCAAAACTCTGGTAA
- a CDS encoding peptidylprolyl isomerase encodes MKIRASHILVKHQYEAEDVLRALSSGKSFEELAKRYSTCPSAAQGGDLGTFGPGRMDEDFEDAAFALKVGEISSKPVRTRFGFHIIKRTA; translated from the coding sequence ATGAAAATCCGCGCCAGCCACATTCTTGTGAAGCATCAGTATGAAGCCGAAGATGTTCTTCGCGCCTTGAGTTCCGGAAAAAGTTTTGAGGAATTGGCGAAACGTTATTCGACGTGCCCTTCTGCGGCCCAGGGTGGAGACCTTGGAACTTTTGGTCCAGGTCGCATGGATGAAGACTTCGAAGATGCGGCCTTTGCTCTAAAGGTCGGGGAAATATCGTCTAAGCCTGTGCGCACACGTTTTGGCTTTCATATAATTAAGCGCACTGCCTAA
- a CDS encoding ATP-dependent Clp protease proteolytic subunit, giving the protein MPINPYVIEQTSAGERSYDIYSRLLKDRIIILGSAVTDEVATSLIAQILFLEVNDPDKDIHLYINSPGGSVTAGMAIYDIMQFVKCDIATYCLGLAASMGSLLLTAGTPGKRFAMPNSRILLHQPHLGDGGLGGQVTDIEIHAKELVRTKKRMTEIYSLHTGKKADFLAKTMERDHYMSAEESKVFGVIDHVIPARKKLLKEAG; this is encoded by the coding sequence ATGCCTATCAATCCGTACGTAATCGAACAAACATCCGCTGGAGAACGCAGTTACGATATTTATTCTCGCCTGCTCAAAGACCGTATCATCATCTTGGGCTCGGCTGTCACCGACGAGGTCGCAACCTCTTTGATCGCCCAGATTTTATTTCTGGAGGTGAACGATCCAGATAAGGATATCCATCTTTATATTAATTCCCCGGGTGGATCCGTCACTGCTGGGATGGCCATCTACGACATCATGCAATTCGTAAAATGCGACATTGCCACATATTGTTTGGGTTTGGCGGCAAGCATGGGTTCTTTGCTCTTAACGGCAGGCACCCCAGGGAAACGCTTTGCGATGCCCAACAGCCGAATTTTACTGCATCAACCGCATCTGGGTGATGGAGGGTTGGGCGGACAAGTGACCGATATCGAGATCCACGCAAAAGAGTTGGTCCGTACGAAGAAAAGGATGACCGAGATATACTCCCTTCACACCGGTAAGAAGGCAGATTTCCTGGCAAAGACGATGGAGCGAGATCATTATATGAGTGCGGAAGAATCCAAAGTCTTTGGAGTCATCGATCACGTCATCCCTGCCCGAAAAAAGCTTTTAAAAGAAGCTGGCTAA
- a CDS encoding PilZ domain-containing protein, protein MAANYYLTTGKQKLGPLSEKNIIDGVRSGKISLFDMILNNQTGEWMMLAQHPDFSDLDPSNESNTSSEYGDHLAVGLISDQESNEKLDLPEFITPDNFPILTPVYWYEKDHSDQRLKYLDVLELIRSQKLSEQSLISKNPHGPWQPVINWDEFSPKSLEDYKRASNEDLPDVHIRRKSQRFNCGKVFVALSKKGTGFQVFCADISKTGLGFLVRAAKCDLNDELMIKFDDKLQDSKFDAKGIVVSVRKVKLPGANDIYIRYGVRFTALSEAGKKFILSVTKS, encoded by the coding sequence TTGGCAGCCAACTACTACCTAACTACAGGTAAACAAAAACTAGGGCCGTTATCAGAGAAGAATATCATTGATGGCGTTCGCTCTGGAAAAATCAGTTTGTTTGATATGATTTTGAATAATCAGACGGGCGAATGGATGATGCTAGCCCAGCATCCTGATTTTTCCGACTTAGATCCTTCAAATGAATCTAACACTTCATCTGAGTATGGCGATCATCTCGCGGTTGGCTTAATATCGGATCAAGAATCGAACGAGAAATTAGATCTCCCTGAATTTATCACTCCCGATAATTTTCCAATTTTAACTCCCGTTTACTGGTACGAAAAAGACCACTCAGACCAGCGTTTAAAATACTTGGATGTGCTTGAACTTATTCGTTCTCAAAAGCTTTCTGAACAGAGCTTGATCTCGAAGAATCCGCACGGCCCTTGGCAGCCCGTTATCAATTGGGACGAGTTCTCGCCGAAATCATTAGAAGATTATAAAAGAGCTTCAAATGAAGATCTTCCCGATGTCCATATTCGTCGAAAATCGCAACGCTTTAACTGTGGAAAGGTTTTCGTCGCCCTTTCAAAAAAGGGAACAGGTTTCCAGGTCTTCTGTGCCGATATCTCTAAAACCGGCTTAGGCTTTTTGGTTCGCGCCGCTAAGTGTGACTTAAATGACGAGCTAATGATTAAATTTGACGACAAACTGCAAGACAGTAAGTTTGACGCCAAAGGCATTGTGGTTTCAGTTCGAAAAGTAAAACTGCCGGGCGCCAACGATATTTATATCCGCTACGGCGTGCGTTTCACTGCACTTTCCGAAGCGGGTAAAAAATTTATCTTGTCTGTCACGAAATCCTAA
- a CDS encoding PQQ-dependent sugar dehydrogenase — translation MKAKAVVSKWIIVFSALTAVQANAEVFENSGYRLDTSVLCDGLPQAPVATLEGLCVGVLAGKKEGFKMPRYAVQSKEGVIYVTEMGGWAFGRGTVYAVYRGKDSSGVEKTGVVNLFPTKKLTMPNGIIIDPEGRLYVGTPTAVVRFQPRDPKTGQFNIDTATEVVVNDFAQSIFRKGEYASAGSYNALENRLKNKHPLIQMAANRDFTEMYINVGAPSDDCGSGIKTIDENGKCIQSESALASAAVWKVTLSNDTQRKAVKVVPFSRGLRNSMALTVHPISGLVLQGENGLDLPDEERPYEELNILEEGKHYGWPYCHSRGEVAPGFKNKVTGEMCAKNFALPKIFMPAHTAPLGLLYYKGELLPQLKNKLLVGWHGYQKYGQRIVAYPVDELGTPTDSQYQEVVFGWKAQEGVRPRGAPTGLTALNDGSVLVLDDKNGALLRISSGKKADEISEDPSKSHISEKTLQAFEPLVPFVKKNCAMCHSQFQKATAKEMVLEMKGTMLNLSSPAESSFWLRMKAKEMPPEMIRPTLNFHDKDFDEVLPKVEAFINTLQK, via the coding sequence ATGAAAGCAAAAGCGGTTGTCTCAAAATGGATCATAGTTTTTTCAGCACTGACGGCGGTTCAAGCGAACGCGGAAGTTTTTGAAAATTCGGGATACCGTCTTGATACTTCTGTGCTCTGTGACGGTCTTCCCCAAGCCCCGGTGGCGACTCTAGAGGGATTGTGTGTTGGTGTTCTAGCTGGAAAAAAAGAGGGATTTAAAATGCCTCGTTACGCCGTGCAATCTAAAGAAGGCGTGATCTATGTCACTGAAATGGGTGGCTGGGCTTTCGGTCGCGGAACTGTGTATGCTGTTTATCGTGGAAAAGATTCTTCTGGCGTCGAAAAAACAGGGGTGGTTAATCTTTTTCCTACAAAGAAACTCACGATGCCTAATGGGATCATTATTGATCCCGAGGGACGCCTTTATGTTGGAACGCCGACAGCCGTGGTGCGCTTTCAACCCAGAGACCCAAAGACGGGACAATTTAATATTGATACCGCAACTGAAGTTGTCGTGAATGACTTTGCTCAGTCTATTTTCCGTAAAGGAGAATACGCAAGTGCGGGCAGCTATAACGCTTTGGAAAATCGCTTGAAGAACAAACATCCTCTTATTCAAATGGCCGCCAATCGGGACTTCACGGAAATGTATATAAATGTCGGTGCCCCTTCAGATGACTGCGGTTCTGGTATAAAAACCATCGACGAAAATGGAAAATGTATTCAGTCTGAAAGTGCCCTTGCGAGTGCCGCCGTTTGGAAAGTAACACTCAGTAACGACACTCAAAGAAAAGCGGTGAAGGTCGTTCCTTTTTCGCGCGGCTTAAGAAACTCAATGGCGTTAACCGTGCATCCAATTTCAGGCCTGGTCCTTCAAGGTGAAAACGGCTTGGATCTTCCGGATGAAGAACGCCCTTATGAAGAGTTAAATATTCTAGAAGAAGGAAAACACTACGGTTGGCCTTATTGCCATTCGCGCGGGGAAGTCGCTCCAGGATTTAAAAATAAAGTTACTGGTGAAATGTGTGCGAAGAATTTCGCTTTACCAAAAATCTTTATGCCTGCCCACACGGCTCCTCTGGGTCTTCTTTACTACAAAGGGGAACTGCTGCCTCAATTGAAGAACAAACTTTTAGTCGGATGGCACGGATATCAGAAATACGGTCAGCGAATCGTCGCTTATCCCGTTGATGAATTGGGAACGCCGACCGATAGCCAATACCAAGAGGTGGTATTTGGTTGGAAGGCACAAGAGGGAGTTCGTCCTCGCGGAGCCCCCACAGGCCTAACTGCCTTGAATGACGGTTCGGTTCTTGTTTTGGATGATAAAAACGGAGCTCTCTTAAGAATTTCCTCTGGTAAAAAAGCAGATGAGATTTCTGAAGATCCGTCTAAGTCGCATATTTCCGAAAAAACTTTGCAGGCTTTTGAGCCACTTGTCCCCTTTGTGAAAAAGAACTGTGCTATGTGCCACTCGCAATTTCAGAAGGCGACCGCAAAAGAAATGGTCCTTGAGATGAAGGGCACCATGCTCAATCTTTCAAGCCCTGCGGAAAGTTCTTTCTGGCTCAGAATGAAGGCCAAAGAGATGCCACCAGAAATGATTCGTCCCACGCTGAACTTTCACGATAAAGACTTTGATGAAGTTCTTCCCAAGGTAGAGGCCTTCATCAATACGTTGCAAAAGTAA